taatatgaaattatataaaagtaaaaagaatATCAAACAAAAGCTAGTACTGGTTTAAAGGGCAAAATTTAGCAGTGTTTTAAATTGATAATATTCATGCATAACATTTATTATGGGGAATAATATtctgcattaattaaaaaaattcgtTGTATGAGTGCCGAAATATTTAGAGGAAGCAGTTTATATATGAGTCAGGATGAGATAAGATTCTTCTGCTTAACGGTTAACGCATTGTTGCCAGATTGTGCAGGCTTCCCGCCCAAATGGGCGATTGGAATTTGAATTTGTGCGGGAAAAAAATTGTCTTGAGCGGGTGGACAAAATTTGGACTTATTTGGGGTCAGTTTGGCGGCTTCAAACATATAAAATGCATAGGTTAATTGTTTAACAAACAAACCCAAGTAtccatgcataaacacacacacacacacacacactgcagaggGCTGGCGCTGATGTGAATGTCGAGTTATCACGAGGGCTCAGCAGACAGAGTTTATGATTCATAACGTAAATGATTTTGAATGTAGTATGACTGTATATTCTCGTAAAAGTGGGAGAGTGACTCAACGTGAATTATTGTGGACCGAGATAACAAGAAGGCTCACTGCAATTCCCTAAATCAGACAAGATGGGcacatttaaatgaatcaaaaccGAAACTAAACTCTCTCAGTCCATAcgatcctgtttttttttatctttgaaacgGTCCAGATTGGAATATCCTtgaaaacagctagacttcattaaTTTTTACAATTGCGAAATTCTATTCTTCCTTTAGTTCTGTTGAAAATTATAGAACGAAGGTAAgcgcattgttgttgttgtttatttgttttatttaaattcaatatgTATCATTGAATGAAACCGTTTTGACTATCATGGTGTGTGCATGAACTAAATACAGGCTACGTTGCCTTTTCCTATCACTTATATTAGACACTTTCTTgctttttaattgaattattctGACTGCTGACACtgaaaattataaatgtgttGTTTGGAGAGGATCggtttatttgatttgatatttgatttgatttgattgacaTGTTCGGTAGTCAAAttctttttaaaggggtcatatgacaacattattttgtgtatgtggTGTAATGCAAGGTGTTTATGGAgcttaaggtaaaaaaaacaaaaaacaaataatgtacattgttgctcctctatgtcccgcctttctgaaacgcatagatTTTTTTCATCGTCCGAAAAGCGAgttgtatgctgattggccagctatcaagTGCTTTGTGCTTGGCCGAattcctcaagcatgtgacggaagtGTTAAATGTGACACGTAGCTGGAATTCATgacagctttcattggccaaggccttCCCATGAGGATGTTTGACCGACATGTTTCATTCATCGTCATGTTTTTCGAGGCATGGAAATATCTCCAGAATAACAGagcagtgtgtaaaactcttggacgtattttaaagattctatgctgcgaactttaaatatttcacatacttttgaaaatccagaaTTTAGTTGATACTGATAAGCCCttgtcatcacagttgtaaacacgatgGCTTTCTTCTTTTCTGAAGGGGTTTGGCGCCACAGTATAtttgtttccaggcggaacaTTAAAGAACGTGACACACACGTCTTGCAGAAATCCtatagaattcaaccaatccgatgacaaCTTCGACacttctgaagtgtttccacttttgtgacCCATATGCGTCAGACATTCAGTCAACGGTCCATGGacatgacgtctgaggctgagactacgcCCCTCACCAAACTGTAATGCCGTGTTCCGAAGGGaccagacaaaaacaataaaacgcATTATAAACGTGGCATTTATTTTATCCAGCAGGGACCTTATTACTGATTGTAAtgacctataatgtttttttacacatacacatacacatttcaGTCACTGCTAACCAAACCTCACAAAGAGAAACCTATAAAAGTAGTTATTTTTGACGACACTAGAATACAGACTTATTTCTGTACTTGCAATCTTTATTATCTGTAAATatcattttgttgtattttggcaTTTCATTATGGCTTGTATTATTGTCTTCTTCAGGTGTGTCAGCTGTTGAAACAGATGTATTATcggtgtcagtgatggagggggATTCAATCACCCTAAACACTAGTTTTGAAACAAACCAACAAGATGATATTAAATGGTATTTCAGTGGCACTCGCATCGCTCAAATGAGTGGAGATCTcagtaagatctgtacagatgttcagtgtaataaaggtactgagagattcagagacagactgaagctggatcatcagactggatctctcacCATCaggaacatcacaaacacagactctggactttatcaatTAAGGATCATCAGCATCAGAAAAAGCAGTGAAAAGACATTTAGTGTTACTGTTCTTGGTAAGTCATTTGGTCAATTTAAAAGTcacattattgtgtttttttttccctctcatttGTATTTGATGCAGTATATAGTCCATCTTTTTAAAAACAGATTACTGTTAAGTGTAATGGtcaaatgacatctttaaagagTTCAGTTTGATATAAAACTAAATTATCCTTTCAAAGTGATAATAGGAGAATGAGATCATAGATGGAAAATAAAACTAACCGTTAAAATGATCACGAtgatttcatgtaaaaaaaatgtgtagttttgaaaGCATGATTAAATCACTTTAATATCCACAattctttcatgttttttatgtgtgtgttttgacatAAACATCCTTCCAGTCAGCTTATTGATTTGTGTTCCAGATATTCCTGCTAATGAACGAGAGCAAATGCAGAgaaagtcagtgaaggagggagaatctgtcactttagatcctgCTGTAATGAAAAACCCAGAGTATTTGATGAcgtggtattttaatgacatttggATCGCTGAAATCAGTGATTATCTCTGTAAGACCTGTACAGATGTTGAGTGTAATGAAgatactgagagattcagagacagactgaagctggatcctcagactggatctctgaccatcacaaacatcacaaacacagactctggactttatgaactACAGATCAGCAGCAGCAGAATCCGCATCATGAGGAACTTCAGTGTTTCTGTCATTGGCAAGTATCATTTTTGTGTAGCTCCCCTGAGCAATTTAAACATTGTtcaacatttagaaaaaaaatgtacccAGTGATTTTCTTAAACTTTACAAACAATTCAATGATTTGTGAAAGTTGACAAAAAATGCTGGGAATTTACAGAATTTCTGGAATGTTTACAGCCTCTTTGAAaacttagtattattattatatatttttttatattttctgacaGCTCACAGTGATGATGCAATTTATAAGTAttaatcggtatcatacaactgATGACCAAAGCAGATAAGTGTAAATACATGGTAAATACATTGGTAAAATTGATTGTAAGTTGCTTTCTAGTAATAATGAATGTCTGTATTTACAGTTCCAGATTCAAGTTTGTCATCAGCTTCTGTAGCAGGAATATGTGTTGCTGCTGTTAGTGTCCTGCTGCTGGTGTCTTTATCTGTTATTTGTTACCGGCGTCAAGTAAGAAGGAAACGTGAGTATTACATTAGTGATGGAAAGTCTCATTCTTTTCTCCAAAATGGTTCTTTCAGACAATATGTTTCCATAATCTGGTTCAAAAAAACTATTCAGCAGTTACGTTAATACTAGGGATATATCAATGAAGTATTTTGCACCCCAGTTTGAGTCCATTTTAATATCGTATCTGTCCTGGTCTGATGCTTAATCAATCCAGTGTATACAGGGCAATGCCTATATATTGTATAAAGGCATTGGTAAATGTAAGTATCTATAAAAATGATGCACAATAATGAATAAGGGACTACTGATATAAATGTCTTGTATTTTAGTTATGATCCTGTCCAGGGTAAGGGCGCAACATGAACGGAAATCAGCAATCAAAGAtcctttatacatttatttatagaacCACAGATTAAAACCCTAACTCCCTATTTAATGAAAAATGGGAGAAAACAGTATTTACAAAGGAAAGTGGCAGTCACCCCCTACAGCTTCCAAGTGTGGAAAAGAGTATTTACAATACTATAAAAAATGGAAAATGAGAGCACAACTTATCACCTGAAAATCCACACTGCACACAATAGGCAGATCAACAGGCAAGCTAAGAGCATCAACATCCTGTAGCAAACACAACAGCACATGTTACAGTGGAACAACAGGAAATCACAAGTTGAGCAGAGCTCCCTCCTCAGGcacagcagatttttttttaattgctgctCCTTGGTCCCATTAGCACCAATCAGATCTGGAGATCACTTTGGTAGGATCCAATCCTGTGAGGGAGAACGAGAGGACCAGCAAAGCAAGAGACTTAACAATTTTGTATGTACAGTAAGCAGAATAATTTCTAAGAAAATAGGGAGGACTAAGCTTAGAAACCCATAGCAATGCGTTATGACAACGTCTCAGATAGTCTGATGGCAGATAaaagtaaacattaaataaatgacttttgagTGCTTAGTTACAAAATTGTGCATTAAATATGCTAAGCTCAAATGTGCATGACACCCTAGAACAGAccagggccgggtttcccgataaaaATTTATCTTCGTGCTTAAGAacgttttctacgagtaattttacgatcgttcgttattgtttcaagTGTGTCTCCCAACAATGCACCTAAAGCAATCACACATAGCTGTGCTTTAAGAGCTACTTAGGATTCGCTGtccatttgtcaagtgctgaaatgtcatctCATAGAATGACTCTTAATTGTAGTACACGATTGTTTATTGACGATTGTTTAAAACGAGTCATAAcgtgtacaataaagcacaatcaaataaagttgttccgattccgatacaagtatcggaaatatctccgagaccacaacaaattctggcatcggcatcgcgagtacatgaacccatataccgatccgataccattttcttaaacaagacctagttatgactgctagctttgcctaaccgctgcacggttcttcgctgctcagaatgcaacATGAAATGAATACACAGGAAGTtgtgtttagagcagcgaagaagaaatgaagacgcgttagcagcactgatctatatatgactggatcactcatcgtgttctaaactgccaacaaacAGTGAAgtcgcttctatattatagatcagtggttagcagtatgtctctgtagtaccggtagttaccgactcccgagtatattcggtacccgcagctgcgttcagtcgcttccctgttagtcaaagcgcagggctcgaGACAGTAGCTGAAtaactgtgaatattaaactgcaaaatactatttaaatattactcctgcaaattctacatctctgtgggtgacgggcaCAGATGCGCGGGacctcgctgttttgtagtctctgccgtgtgttactatatgaggacacgaacgcataaaccgtcacttcatgagaatttaccgtttcatttgagaaaacacaTATCATAA
This genomic stretch from Carassius auratus strain Wakin unplaced genomic scaffold, ASM336829v1 scaf_tig00022246, whole genome shotgun sequence harbors:
- the LOC113077313 gene encoding uncharacterized protein LOC113077313 isoform X2, with amino-acid sequence MNQNLLPFFLLKTGFIWTYLFLFSYGVSAVETDVLSVSVMEGDSITLNTSFETNQQDDIKWYFSGTRIAQMSGDLSKICTDVQCNKGTERFRDRLKLDHQTGSLTIRNITNTDSGLYQLRIISIRKSSEKTFSVTVLDIPANEREQMQRKSVKEGESVTLDPAVMKNPEYLMTWYFNDIWIAEISDYLCKTCTDVECNEDTERFRDRLKLDPQTGSLTITNITNTDSGLYELQISSSRIRIMRNFSVSVIVPDSSLSSASVAGICVAAVSVLLLVSLSVICYRRQVRRKQQTRAGFPDKNLSSCLRTFSTSNFTIVRYCFKCVSQQCT
- the LOC113077313 gene encoding uncharacterized protein LOC113077313 isoform X1; translation: MNQNLLPFFLLKTGFIWTYLFLFSYGVSAVETDVLSVSVMEGDSITLNTSFETNQQDDIKWYFSGTRIAQMSGDLSKICTDVQCNKGTERFRDRLKLDHQTGSLTIRNITNTDSGLYQLRIISIRKSSEKTFSVTVLDIPANEREQMQRKSVKEGESVTLDPAVMKNPEYLMTWYFNDIWIAEISDYLCKTCTDVECNEDTERFRDRLKLDPQTGSLTITNITNTDSGLYELQISSSRIRIMRNFSVSVIVPDSSLSSASVAGICVAAVSVLLLVSLSVICYRRQVRRKHTRMQYRYQVNVDGDLSPNPSETSLMNDAGERSCIHTVAQVTNTTSDSSPNQIEIESEAASET